CGCCATGCTACAGCCGGATGGGTTCAAAACGGCCCACCTGAAAAAAGCAGTATGTTTATGCCCGAATCCAAAATGTCACCAAAAATGTTCACGAAAGAATATATAATGCGGATGTCCAAATAGAAGAACCGTTAATCCACCCTATCGCGGATTAACGATAGGCAGTTTGGGGGCTTATTCCATACATTAGGGTTTTTAAACCCATGCATAGGAGTAGCCCCCCTTTTATAAAATTTTAGTAAATGAAGTGCATTTATAGTTGGGCACAGGTGAGAATTATTTATTAAGTAAGATGAATTTAATTTTGGCCTCTGCCAGAATTTTTAGTTATAATCCCCGTCGGGATATACAAATCTGCATATCGATAAAATATATAGCTGTTTTTCTGGGATTAAATTAGCCTAAACTTCATGGCTATCCTTGAGTGAAAATAACAATAATTTTTGTGAGGAAAGATTGATGACAAACCAAAGCAAAAAGTCAATTTGGTTAAGGTTGGTCGAGTTTCATGTAGGCCATCCGATTCTGATGTTAGGCCTGATTATTATAGGCACTGTATTTTTTGGTTATAAGTGCTTAACCCTGAGGATCCATACCGATTTTTTTGATCTTTACCCACCAAAACATGAATATATCCAGCTTTACAAGCAATACCGAAAAATGTTCGGCACCGCAAACTTGATGAGCATAGTTATCGAGGTAAAAAATGGGGATATCTATAATATCGAAACCCTCAAAAAAATTGATAAGATTACAAAATTTGTAATGACTATCGATGGGGTGGATAATCTACAGATTATATCTCTTACTCATCCCAGGTTAAAGAATTTCGGTGTGGGTAATGATGGTCTCAGAGCTGTTCCCATAATGAGGGCTATGCCCCGATCGCCTGAAGAGCTTAAAAGATTGAAAGAAATAGTCTATAGCAATGCGAACGTCCGTGGTGTATATGTCAGCATGGATGATAAAGCCTCATTGATTGGCGCCGGTTTTTGGGAAGAAGGCCTTGATCTGAATAATCTATTTAATGAAATGCAAAAGATTAAGGCTGAAGTGGAGGATGAGAATCACACCCTTTACGTTACCGGCTACCCGATGCTTTATGCATGGATAGCCCATTATACTCCTCAACTTTATAATGTTTTCATTGTAACTGCGATAGTGATGGTCATACTGCTTTGGTGGTATTTTCGTACATTCCTGGGTATATTCTTTCCATTTGTATCCGCAATTGTGAGTGCAATCTGGGGCCTGGGTTTTGCATCCGCGCTACACATCAATGTTGACCCATTGGTTCTGGTGGTTCCGCTGCTTTTATCGGCAAGGGCCTTGAGCCACTCTGTCCAGTCCATGGAGCGCTATCATGAGGAATATGCCACATCAGGAGATCAGCAGCAGGCAATAATCAATGCCTACGGATATCTTTATAAACCTGGTATTTTGGGACTGATCACCGATGGTCTGGGGGTACTCACAATCGCTGTAGCCAGCATACCTTTGATGCAGAATCTGGCCATATATGGCAGTTTCTGGATTATCTCTATTTATGTAAGTTCGGTAGTTATGCAGCCTGTGCTTGTTTCGCTCCTGCCGCCACCTAAATTAAAGCACATTAAGAAGGGAGAGGCTGAGGCTCCGGACGAAAATTTGTCACCCGAGGAGAAACGCAAACAGATCACGTCGCGGCCTGGCGATAAGATATACATAAAGATAGGGGAGTTTCTAATTACCTTATCCCAGGGAAACCGCAAGTGGATTGTTCTGGCCCTTGTAGTACTGGTTATTTTTGGAGGCGGTTTTATTACACAGAAATATTTAAAGGTGGGAGATGTCAGCGCCGGCAGGGCAATACTCTATCCGAATCATGTTTACAATCTTGCTTCGGATGTGGTGAACAAGGATT
The sequence above is a segment of the Pseudomonadota bacterium genome. Coding sequences within it:
- a CDS encoding MMPL family transporter encodes the protein MTNQSKKSIWLRLVEFHVGHPILMLGLIIIGTVFFGYKCLTLRIHTDFFDLYPPKHEYIQLYKQYRKMFGTANLMSIVIEVKNGDIYNIETLKKIDKITKFVMTIDGVDNLQIISLTHPRLKNFGVGNDGLRAVPIMRAMPRSPEELKRLKEIVYSNANVRGVYVSMDDKASLIGAGFWEEGLDLNNLFNEMQKIKAEVEDENHTLYVTGYPMLYAWIAHYTPQLYNVFIVTAIVMVILLWWYFRTFLGIFFPFVSAIVSAIWGLGFASALHINVDPLVLVVPLLLSARALSHSVQSMERYHEEYATSGDQQQAIINAYGYLYKPGILGLITDGLGVLTIAVASIPLMQNLAIYGSFWIISIYVSSVVMQPVLVSLLPPPKLKHIKKGEAEAPDENLSPEEKRKQITSRPGDKIYIKIGEFLITLSQGNRKWIVLALVVLVIFGGGFITQKYLKVGDVSAGRAILYPNHVYNLASDVVNKDFVGSSQMVVLAEGDKEGAIADAETIRLISEMGIYATNNIPEVGGAVTISDMLKNVFRIFHDGHPKWSMLPETHFDVANVIGLVAGSSTGGSMDRFISGDKKNAAVTLYFSNYNNKVLTNSIATLKEYIKENPAKRVTFRLAGGILGILAAVNEEVEWSYWINMALIFGFTFLFCTIAYRTFWGALVLFIPLLVSQVLSDLLMLTLGIDMNINSLPVASVGVGIGVDYGIYILSRLAEEYQFSKGDYRKARYIAITTTGKAIIFTATTLVFSVIFFVFADFKFQAEMAILLAFLLVANMVGALTVLPALVSIIGPEKILPKYRA